The following proteins are encoded in a genomic region of Alteromonadaceae bacterium 2753L.S.0a.02:
- a CDS encoding phage shock protein A (PspA) family protein, which yields MKIKRIFASLSAQMDTLVSNMENHEAVAECAIADARQYTAKLNAQLKLNVARVEQFARQLESIDKQISQWQERAKRCVSADQEKALRCVQAMKNCERQRDHLLGQLSHTQSLETELREHLQIAEQKLLDLQHKKASLAARDARNHVIRDVSCEPALAKDTESLFLRWEEKVIADEYSHGFSSDCDAGLNASFNAEENREALQAELEALMREDNAISKEV from the coding sequence ATGAAAATCAAACGTATTTTTGCCAGTCTTAGCGCTCAGATGGATACGCTCGTAAGTAACATGGAAAATCATGAAGCAGTTGCAGAGTGTGCAATCGCTGATGCGCGGCAATACACCGCAAAATTAAATGCACAGCTGAAACTGAATGTCGCGCGTGTCGAACAGTTTGCGCGACAGCTGGAAAGTATCGATAAGCAGATTTCCCAGTGGCAGGAGCGCGCAAAACGGTGCGTCAGCGCAGATCAGGAAAAGGCTCTGCGCTGTGTGCAGGCAATGAAAAATTGCGAGCGCCAGCGGGATCACCTGCTTGGGCAGCTCAGTCACACGCAATCTTTGGAAACGGAGTTGCGCGAGCACCTGCAGATTGCTGAACAAAAACTTCTGGATTTGCAGCACAAAAAAGCCAGCCTGGCGGCACGTGATGCCCGCAATCATGTTATTCGCGACGTCAGTTGTGAGCCCGCATTGGCAAAGGATACCGAGTCTCTATTTCTCCGTTGGGAAGAAAAGGTCATTGCCGATGAATATTCGCATGGTTTTTCCAGCGACTGTGATGCGGGGCTTAATGCGAGTTTCAATGCTGAGGAAAATCGTGAAGCGTTACAAGCCGAACTGGAGGCTTTAATGCGCGAAGATAACGCGATAAGCAAGGAGGTGTGA
- a CDS encoding disulfide bond formation protein DsbB: MKLFLNCAPKLWPWLTVIAICISLEGGALYFQEIIGLFPCELCIYTRVWLTAIVLVCIVGIFIRFWQWPRRIALLLLIALSVGLSYTTWQLMGLEYGWNTDGACSLVANFPSWAPLDAWFPMLFRVQDACSATPTVIFGLSMAEGLTGVCLGYLSAFGIALYGDFTKQA, encoded by the coding sequence ATGAAGTTATTCCTAAACTGTGCACCCAAACTCTGGCCCTGGCTTACGGTGATCGCAATATGCATCTCGTTAGAAGGCGGAGCACTCTACTTTCAAGAAATCATTGGTCTGTTCCCCTGTGAACTGTGCATTTACACACGTGTCTGGCTTACCGCCATTGTTCTGGTGTGTATCGTCGGTATTTTCATACGCTTCTGGCAATGGCCAAGGCGAATTGCTCTCTTGCTCCTAATTGCGCTCAGCGTGGGGCTCTCTTATACCACTTGGCAGTTGATGGGGCTTGAATACGGTTGGAATACCGATGGCGCGTGCAGCCTTGTTGCTAATTTCCCATCTTGGGCACCGCTCGATGCATGGTTCCCGATGCTGTTTAGAGTGCAAGATGCCTGTTCGGCGACGCCAACTGTAATTTTCGGCTTATCGATGGCTGAAGGTCTAACGGGAGTTTGCCTTGGCTATTTAAGTGCTTTCGGCATTGCACTCTACGGAGATTTTACAAAGCAAGCTTAA
- a CDS encoding 3-methyladenine DNA glycosylase AlkD: MKSGETKASDVIAEIRRLGDATMAERAQGFFKTGKGEYGEGDKFVGVRVPVLRALVKTHQILSQKEVMKLLRSQWHEVRLFALFLWVKQYGKGDDTLRKTIYTDYLDHTRFINNWDLVDCSAPAIVGAHLTNANRKVLYKLVESNLLWERRIAIVACFHFIRQDDYSDALALFEKVLADREDLIHKASGWMLREIGKRNIDAAEQFLQQHYLQMPRTMLRYALEKFTPERRQAYMKGLV, encoded by the coding sequence ATGAAGTCTGGCGAAACTAAAGCAAGCGATGTCATAGCGGAGATTCGTCGGCTTGGTGATGCGACAATGGCGGAGCGCGCCCAGGGTTTTTTCAAAACGGGTAAAGGTGAATATGGCGAAGGCGATAAGTTCGTCGGTGTTCGTGTGCCGGTATTACGCGCTTTGGTTAAAACGCATCAGATATTGTCGCAAAAAGAGGTAATGAAATTATTGCGTAGTCAATGGCATGAAGTCAGGCTGTTCGCGTTATTTTTATGGGTTAAGCAATATGGGAAGGGTGATGATACATTGCGTAAAACCATCTACACCGACTATCTTGATCATACCCGATTCATTAATAACTGGGATTTGGTGGACTGTTCGGCTCCGGCGATCGTGGGTGCGCATCTTACTAATGCCAATCGTAAAGTGCTTTATAAATTGGTGGAATCAAATCTTTTATGGGAGAGGCGAATTGCAATTGTTGCCTGCTTCCATTTCATCCGACAAGACGATTACAGCGATGCCTTAGCGCTTTTTGAAAAGGTGCTTGCAGACCGCGAAGATTTAATTCATAAGGCCAGTGGCTGGATGTTACGGGAAATTGGTAAGCGCAACATCGACGCTGCAGAACAGTTTCTGCAGCAACATTATTTGCAAATGCCACGCACCATGCTGCGCTACGCTCTGGAGAAGTTTACACCAGAGCGCCGCCAAGCCTATATGAAAGGCCTTGTTTAA